DNA from Bacteroidota bacterium:
TTCGTAATCTCCGAGTCTTAGGTAAGAAATTCCAGCATAGTAATTTGCTAAATTCCCAACTTTAGTAACTCCAAATTCATCTATAATATCAAGAAAACCAAGATTATTTCCGTCTCCATTTAAAGCCAAATTAAAAGAGTCTTTCTCGAAATATTGTTCTGCAAAGAAAACATTTGCTAATGCTTCTTCTTGCAATGGTTTGATATACAATTTGTTGTATGCTAAATAGCCTCCAACTATAATTACAATAGCAGCTACAATAATCGATAAACTTTTCTGATTATCCTCAATGTACTGTTCCGTCTTACTTAATGCATCCTCTACTATTTCAAAGTTGCCGTCCGTTTTTTTCTTCGCCATTTCAATATTATTTTTCTTAAAAAGTTCGCAAATATAATTCTTTTATTTCTAACAAATAATTTTTAGTTTAATTTTAAAAAATATTTTAGCTCAAAGCAAGAAATTGTGATTGTGTAAATAGTTTTTTATTTGAGAATTCGACATGGTTTTATTACAAATATTGTTTATTTTTCTGGGATATTTCACTAAATTGTAGTTTTCGATAAATTCGTAATTCTTATTTAGATAGTTTATATTTTTGAATTCGAACCTTTTGCAAACAATTTTCTCTGATATAATAAATATTAATAATTTTACCATTTTAAGAAGACTAATTTTAGTTCGGTTTTATAGAAAAGTTAATAAAAGTTAGAGAGTGTTTTATGTTTTTACAAAATCTATCATTAATAAATTTCAAAAATTACGATATTGTCGAAACCCAATTTTCGCAACGAATAAATTGTTTCATTGGAAACAATGGTGTTGGAAAAACCAATATTTTAGATTCTATTTTTTATCTGTCGTTTTGTAAAAGTTGTTTCAATTTTTCGGATTCGAGCAATATTAAACATAAAAGAGATTTTTTTGTAATTCAGGGAACTTATAACAAAAATGAGAAATTAGAAAAAATCTATTGTGGTGTTAAATTAAACCAGAAAAAACAATTTAAACGAAACGACAAAGAATACTCAAGGCTTTCGGAGCATATTGGGGTTATCCCTCTTGTGATAATTTCGCCAATGGATAGCAACCTTATTGTTGGAGGCAGCGACGAAAGACGGCGATTTGTCGATACTGTTATTTCGCAATTCGATATTAATTATTTGCGCAATTTGATAAAATACAACAAAGCTTTAACTCAACGAAATGCCTTTTTAAAATCTATATCGCAAAAACCAAATTTCGATAGCGATTCAATTGAAATTTGGAACGAACAACTTGTGTTTTATGGTGAGAAAATACATGAAAAAAGGGTCGATTTTATAAATAGATTAATTCCTCTTTTTCAGAAATATTACGATATTATTTCTGAAAATAGCGAGATTGTCGATTTAGAATATTCATCGCAGTTGAACGACAGTGGCTTAGAAAAACTTTTGATTGAATCGTTAGAAAAGGATAAAATTCTTCAATACACGACTAAAGGTACCCATAAAGACGATTTGGTTTTTAAACTCAAAAATTTTCCTCTAAAAAGAAATGGCTCACAAGGACAACAAAAAACATTTATTGTGGCTCTGAAACTCGCACAATACGATTTTATGAAAATGACAAATGATTATAAACCAATACTTTTGTTAGATGATATTTTCGACAAGTTCGATG
Protein-coding regions in this window:
- a CDS encoding tetratricopeptide repeat protein, with the translated sequence MAKKKTDGNFEIVEDALSKTEQYIEDNQKSLSIIVAAIVIIVGGYLAYNKLYIKPLQEEALANVFFAEQYFEKDSFNLALNGDGNNLGFLDIIDEFGVTKVGNLANYYAGISYLRLGDYESAIEHLQTFDSDDYILEPVSLGAIGDANMELENTDEALDYYLKASKFENEFTTPLYLMKAGLVYEKLGDYEKALQLYERIDIEYEKSNEGRYIKKYIQRAKMK
- the recF gene encoding DNA replication and repair protein RecF (All proteins in this family for which functions are known are DNA-binding proteins that assist the filamentation of RecA onto DNA for the initiation of recombination or recombinational repair.), with the protein product MFLQNLSLINFKNYDIVETQFSQRINCFIGNNGVGKTNILDSIFYLSFCKSCFNFSDSSNIKHKRDFFVIQGTYNKNEKLEKIYCGVKLNQKKQFKRNDKEYSRLSEHIGVIPLVIISPMDSNLIVGGSDERRRFVDTVISQFDINYLRNLIKYNKALTQRNAFLKSISQKPNFDSDSIEIWNEQLVFYGEKIHEKRVDFINRLIPLFQKYYDIISENSEIVDLEYSSQLNDSGLEKLLIESLEKDKILQYTTKGTHKDDLVFKLKNFPLKRNGSQGQQKTFIVALKLAQYDFMKMTNDYKPILLLDDIFDKFDAKRVKQIVKLLSGNNFGQIFISDTSQDRLHKILSEIDIENIIFNIENGIITQADSFANQ